The Mycolicibacterium mucogenicum DSM 44124 genomic sequence TCGGCCAGTCGCACCAGGTCTGCGTCGTCGCCGGCGGCGAACGCCATGCCGCGGAAACGCGTCTGCGGGCCACGCCGGATGAGGACGCACGGGGCGTCGGGATCGCTGCCGCGCAAATGCAATTCGGTATCGGTGCGCAGCGCTGTGCCGAAGCCGAACGCATGGGCAAAGGCCTCGGCGCGCGCCAGGTCGGGTTTGTCGAATTCCAGCCAGGCGACGTCCGTCACCTTGATCAAGGGGTTGCGGGAGCGCCCGCAATGCTCGCCTTCCAAGGCACCCTGCTCGCTGTGGAGATCGTTGTGTGCGCCGACCAGGTCGTTCATCGCCTGACCCCTTTCATTCTGACGAAATCGTCACATACGACGTGACGCTCAGTCAAGTGTTTCTGACGAAATCATCAAAACTGATAAGCGCTGCTATTCTGAGTCGGTGAGCGCATTGCAGGACGAGCCGGTCAACCGCCTCGAACGCCGGAAACAGCGCACCCGCGCGGCGCTGATCCAGGCCGCGCAGGCGCTGATCGCAGAAGGAAAACTGAACGTCCCGGTCCTGGAGATCACCCAAGCGGCAGACGTCGGAATGGGCTCGTTCTACAACCACTTCGACAGCAAGGAGGAGTTGTTCGAGGCGGCGGTGGCCGATGTGCTCGATAACTATGGCGCGCTGCTTGACCAGCTCACCGCTTCGTCGATCGACGACCCGGCCGAAACATTTGCCTGCAGCTACCGGCTGACCGGTCGCCTGTTCCGGCGCCGCCCGCAGGAGAGTCGGATCCTGCTCGCCAACGGCCTCAATCTCATGACGTCGGATCGTGGCCTGGGGCCGCGCGCATTACGGGACATCACGGCCGCCGCCACCGCTGGCCGGTTCACCGTCGACGACCCCAAACTGGCCATGGCCCTTGCCGCCGGGGCACTCCTCGGGCTCGGCAAGCTCCTGCAACAAGAGCCTGAACGCGACGACGCGGGAGCGACCGATCGGGTGACCGAAGACCTGCTACGACTGTTCGGTCTGCCCGCCGACGAAGCGCATCAAATCTGTCAGCGGCCACTTCCCGATCTCGATGGCGTGGCGCCGTTTGCATGAGCCGGCCAGATCGCCGGCACAGCATGAGTTTCGATCTCGGCCGGAGCACGTGACCCCCGCGGTGACCCACCATGTCAGCAGCTTGTTCCGTCGACTCGCCGTGGTCGTCGGGCTGGTCGGCGTGCTGACGGTAGGTACTTGTCTCTGGGTGCGTCCCTCGCTCGTCGCGATGCCTGTGGTGCCCGACGCCGGTTACGGATTCAGCGTCGGCGCGCCCCAGTCCTGGATGAGCGACGCCGACGCCGACCGTGAACTCGATGCCGTCGCCCGAACCCGGGCCGAGTGGATGCGGGTGCTGATCGACTGGCACATCGTGGAACCCGTTAAGGGGCAATACAATTGGCACTACGTCGACCACTGGGTGAACGGCTCCAAGAAGCGGGGTCTGAAGGTGCTCGGCCTGATCGCGTACAGCCCCACGTGGGCTCGGGCACCGGGCTCGTATTTCAGTGCGCCACCGGTGAATCCGGCCGACTACGCCGCGTTCGTCATGGCCGTCGTGCAACGCTACGGCGACCGGGTCGCCCATTGGGAGATCTGGAACGAGCCGAACCTGCCGCTGTTCTTCGGATTCACCGACAACCGCGCCGCGGTCTACACCGAACTGCTCAAGGCGGCGTATCCGGCGATCAAGGCCATTCAGCCCGACGCCACGGTCATCGCCGCCGGGCTGAGCCGCGCCACCGGCCCGGACGCGCCGACGAAATTCCTTGCCGACATGTATGCCAATGGCGCGCGGAAGTTCTTCGATGCCACCGCGATGCACCCGTATGTGTTCCCGGGCGGCATCGCCGAAGACGGTGACAACGGGTGGTCGGACCTGGTGCGCGTGCACGATCTGATGACCGTCAACGGTGACGGTGACAAGAAGGTCTGGATGACGGAACTGGGCGCCTCGACCTGCGCTCCGCAGGCCCGCGGTGTCAGCCAGGACGAGCAGGCGCGTCAGATCCTGCAGGTGCTGTCGGGTGTGGCCGGGGCCGGTTGGAGCGGCCCGGCATTCATTTTTGCGGTGCGCGACACCGACACCGCCAAACGTGACGATCTCGAATCCAACTTCGGCGCGTTGCTGACATCGGACTGGAAGCCCAAGTTCACGGCGGCGGTGCTGGCTCGGTAGCCCACCACGGCGGCGGCGCCGCTCGTATAGTCGAGGCGTGGCAGGCCGTCCGATTCATACGTTCGAAGTACTGCGCACCGTGCGCCTGACCCCGCACATGATTCGTGTTGTGTTCGGCGGCAACGGGTTCGACACCTTCACTCCCAAGGAATTCACCGATTCCTACGTCAAGTTCGTCATCGTGCCCGCGGGCGTCGAGGTCGCCGGTCTCGCGCAGCCGCTGACGCTGGACAGCTTCGAGGAGCTGCCGGCCGATCAGCGCCCGACGGTGCGGACCTACACCGTGCGCAACGTCGACGTCGAGCAGCGCGAACTCACCGTCGACTTCGTGGTCCACGGCGATACCGGCGTGGCGGGGCCGTGGGCGGCGTCGCTGGCACCCGGCGACCCGGCGTACCTCATGGGGCCCAACGGGGCGTACAGCCCGAACCCGGCCGCCGACTGGCACCTGCTGGCCGGCGACGAAGCCGGGCTGCCCGCGCTGAGTACCGCGCTGGAAGCGTTGCCGCCCAACGCGATAGGCCACGCCTTCATCGAGGTCGACGGCCCCGACGACGAGCTCGACCTGCCCGCGCCCGCCGGCGTGAAGATCCAATGGATTCACCGCGGCGGCCGCGCCGACCTGGTGCCAGACGACCGGGCCGGCGACAACGCGCCGCTCATCGCGGCGGTCCGCGCGGCCGACTGGCTGCCCGGGCAGGTCCAGGTGTTCGTGCACGGCGAGGCGCAGGCGGTCATGCACAACCTGCGGCCCTACCTGCGCAAGGAACGCGGCGTCGGCGCCGAATGGGCGTCCATCTCCGGCTACTGGCGCCGCGGCCGTACCGAGGAGACCTTCCGGCAGTGGAAGGCGGAGCTGGCCAAGGCCGAAGCCGAGGCGTAGGTCGACGCGCATAGCCCGAAGCAACGGCGCGGGCCGACGCTAATGTGCGATCCTCAGCCGAAGTGGCAACGGAAAGGCGGGCCTGATGGCGTTCGGTGACTACCAACTCGAGATCTATCTGCAGGGGTTGGGCGGTGTCGTGCCGACGCTGCCGATCTCGTTCGCGGAGCTCGAGGAGCGCGCCGAGGCCGCGATGCCGCCGTCGATCTGGTCGTACGTCGCCGGCGGCGCCGGTGACGAGCGGACGCAGCGCGTCAACGTCAGCGCCTTCGAGCGCTGGGGCCTGATGCCGCGGATGCTGGTCGGGGCCACCGAGCGCGACCTGACCATCGACCTGTTCGGCCTGAAGCTGCCGTCGCCGCTGTTCCTGGCGCCCATCGGCGTCATGGGCATCTGCGCCCGCGACGGCCACGGCGACCTGCACGCCGCACGCGCGGCGGCCCAGACCGGGGTGCCGATGATGGTCTCGACGCTCACCAGTGATCCGCTGGAGGACGTCGCCGCCGAATTCGGTGACACCCCAGGCTTTTTCCAGCTGTACACCCCGAAAGACCGCGACT encodes the following:
- a CDS encoding TetR/AcrR family transcriptional regulator, giving the protein MSALQDEPVNRLERRKQRTRAALIQAAQALIAEGKLNVPVLEITQAADVGMGSFYNHFDSKEELFEAAVADVLDNYGALLDQLTASSIDDPAETFACSYRLTGRLFRRRPQESRILLANGLNLMTSDRGLGPRALRDITAAATAGRFTVDDPKLAMALAAGALLGLGKLLQQEPERDDAGATDRVTEDLLRLFGLPADEAHQICQRPLPDLDGVAPFA
- a CDS encoding cellulase family glycosylhydrolase, producing MTPAVTHHVSSLFRRLAVVVGLVGVLTVGTCLWVRPSLVAMPVVPDAGYGFSVGAPQSWMSDADADRELDAVARTRAEWMRVLIDWHIVEPVKGQYNWHYVDHWVNGSKKRGLKVLGLIAYSPTWARAPGSYFSAPPVNPADYAAFVMAVVQRYGDRVAHWEIWNEPNLPLFFGFTDNRAAVYTELLKAAYPAIKAIQPDATVIAAGLSRATGPDAPTKFLADMYANGARKFFDATAMHPYVFPGGIAEDGDNGWSDLVRVHDLMTVNGDGDKKVWMTELGASTCAPQARGVSQDEQARQILQVLSGVAGAGWSGPAFIFAVRDTDTAKRDDLESNFGALLTSDWKPKFTAAVLAR
- a CDS encoding siderophore-interacting protein; protein product: MAGRPIHTFEVLRTVRLTPHMIRVVFGGNGFDTFTPKEFTDSYVKFVIVPAGVEVAGLAQPLTLDSFEELPADQRPTVRTYTVRNVDVEQRELTVDFVVHGDTGVAGPWAASLAPGDPAYLMGPNGAYSPNPAADWHLLAGDEAGLPALSTALEALPPNAIGHAFIEVDGPDDELDLPAPAGVKIQWIHRGGRADLVPDDRAGDNAPLIAAVRAADWLPGQVQVFVHGEAQAVMHNLRPYLRKERGVGAEWASISGYWRRGRTEETFRQWKAELAKAEAEA